The Lysobacter enzymogenes DNA segment CCAGCAACGCCCAGCCGACCTCGCGCAGGCCCCAGTGGTATTGGTAGTCGGCGAACAGCACGAAGATGCTCGGATAGACGTAATGGGCGACGTTGGCGACGAACACCACCGCGGCCAGCCCGAACACCTGCGGATAGCGCTTGAGCAGCAGCAGCGCGCCGAACGGATTGGCGTGCGCCCAGTCGAAGCGCGCGCTGCGCCGCTGCGGCGGCAGCGACTCGGGCAGCACGAACAGGCCGTAGAGGAAATTCAGCAGCGCCAGGCCGGCCGCGAACCAGAACGGCAGGCGCAGGTCGACCTCGCCCAGGTACGCGCCGATCAGCGGCCCGATCACGAAGCCCACGCCGAACGCCGCGCCGATCATGCCGAAGCTCTTGGCGCGCTGTTCCGGCGCGGTGATGTCGGCGATGTAGGCGTTGGCGGTGGTGAAGCTGGCCGCGGTGATGCCCGAGATAATCCGCCCGATCAACAGCAGCGGCAGGCTGTCGGCCACCGCCATCAGCAGGAAATCCAGACCCAGCCCCAGGCACGACAGCAGGATCACCGGGCGCCGGCCGTAACGGTCCGACAGGCTGCCCTGGATCGGCGAGAACAGGAACTGCACCAGCGCGAACACCGTGCCGAACACGCCGACCCAATACGCGGCGATCGCGGTGTCGCCGTCGACGAACTTCTCGATCAGGTGCGGCAGCACCGGAATGATCAGGCCGAACGACAGCACGTCGATCAACACCGTGATGAAGATGAAGACGAGCGCAGCGCGGCGCGCGCCCGATGCGGGAGCGGAAGCGGAAGTCATGCGGAGTCGGCGGCCGGCCTGGGAGACAGTGCGAGGGTGCTCGCCGCGCAGTTTAGCGCGCGGCCTGCGCGCGGGCAGGGACGAATGTCATGGCAGGATGGTTTCTGACGTTACTAATGCCGCGACGAATCGACGATTTTTCCTTCGCGATGAATCACTTACGAAATCGCTTGTGAGCGCGTGCGCTCACAAGCGCGACGCCGCTCAAAAGTTGCTATTTCCGCGTCCGCGGGCGAATTGCCGCATCGCACAATTTGTGCTTTAGTCGGGACACGCTCGGTTTCCAACGCTGCGGTGCGGACGAAAGTCCGCGCCAGCGGTGGACGGTCTCCGCGCCAAAGCCACCAGACTTAGCGACGTCGCCAACGCGACGCGCGTTGCGGACCCCACAGGAAGCGAACTCCAGGACACAGCCGAACGCCGGAACCCGACGCCATGCCGCGCGCCGCGCGGCAGCGTCCCGACCGAGGCAGGACGAGCCGACACAACGCGCTGCGGTAGCGAGCTAGCGATCCACGGAACACCTTTCGTCCCGGAGATGCGATGCAAGCCAGGCAAGAATGTCCGAGCCTCCCGAACCGCGCGCGCGCGGAGTCGCAGGGGCTCTACGATCCCCGCGACGAGCGGGACAGCTGCGGTTTCGGGCTGATCGCGCAGCTCGACGATCGTCCCAGCCGCGCCCTGGTCGACCGCGCCCTGGAAGCGCTGTCGCGCATGACCCATCGCGGCGGCGTCGCCGCCGACGGCCTCAGCGGCGACGGCTGCGGCCTGCTGATCCGCCATCCCGACGCGTTCTTGCGCCTGATCGCGCGCGAAGCCAACATCCGTCCGGGCGCGAACTTCGCCGCCGGCCTGGTGTTCCTGCCGCACGACGCCGACGCCGCCGCGCGCGCGCGCGACACCCTCAACGACACCCTGCGCAGCGAAGGCATGCGGGTGACCGGCTGGCGCGTGGTGCCGACCAACCTGGACGCCTGCGGCGAACTCGCACGCCAGACCATGCCGCGGATCGAGCAGGTGTTCGTCGACGCCGCCGCGCCGTTCGATCCGGCCGCGTTCCAGCGCTCGCTGTTCCTGGCCCGGCGCCGCGCCGAGCAACGCCTGCGCGAAGAGCGCGACTTCTATGTGGTGAGCCTGTCCTCGGCCAGCATCGGCTACAAGGGTATGGTCCTGCCGGATCGGCTGATGCAGCTGTATCCGGATCTGCAACGACCCGAACTGGCCGCCAGCGCGGTGGTGTTCCACCAGCGCTTCTCCACCAACACCACGCCGCGCTGGCCGCTGGCGCAGCCGTTCCGCCTGCTCGCCCACAACGGCGAGATCAACACCATCGCCGGCAACCGCGCCTGGGCGCAGGCGCGCGCGCACGCCTGGCGCACGCCGAACCTGGACCTGCGCGAATTCGAGCACATCGTCAGCGTCGACGGCTCGGACTCGCAAAGCCTCGACAACATGCTGGAAGTGCTGCAGGCCGGCGGCATGGACCTGCTCAAGGCGATGCGCATCCTGATTCCGCCGGCGACCCAATCGCTCGAATACAAGGACGCCGACCTCGCCGCGTTCTACGAGTACTACGCGCTCAACACCGAGCCGTGGGACGGCCCGGCCGGCATCGTCACCTGCGACGGCCGCTACGCCGCCTGCACGCTCGACCGCAACGGCCTGCGCCCGGCGCGCTGGCTGCGCTCGCGCGACCGCCATTTCCTGATCGCCTCCGAAGCCGGCGTGTGGGAACTGCCGGCCGAGGAGATCGAAGCCAAGGGCAAGCTCGGCCCGGGCGAGATGATCGCCGTCGACCTGTATCAGGGCGAGCTGCTGGATTCGGAAGCCATCGACCGGGTCAACCGCGCGCGCGCGCCGTACAAGCGCTGGCTCAAGCAGGGCATGACCTACCTGCACAGCGAACTGATCGATCCGAACCTGGCCGCCGAACCGTTCGACCACGAAACCCTCGCCGGCTTCCAGAAGCTGTTCCAGCTGACCCGCGAAGAGCGCGAGCAGGTGCTGCGCCCGCTGGCCGAGATCGAGCAGGAAGCCACCGGCTCGATGGGCGACGACGTGCCGATGGCGGTGCTCTCGCAACAGGTGCGGCCGCTGTACGACCACTTCCGCCAAGCCTTCGCCCAGGTCACCAACCCGCCGATCGACCCGCTGCGCGAGGACTGCGTGATGTCGCTGGCGACCCAGATCGGGCGCGAGGGCAACATCTTCGTCGACGGGCCGAACAACGTCGGCCACATCCACCTCAACTCGCCGGTGCTGGCCCAGCGCAAGCTGCGCCAGCTGCTTGCGATGGCGCCCTACGACCAGTCGCACCGCTACATCGACCTCAACTACAGCGCCGAGGAAGGGCTGCAGGCGGCGCTGCTGCGGCTGTGCCGCGAGGCCGAGGACGCCACCCGCGAAGGCATCGTGCTGCTGATCGTCAGCGACCGCCGCCCGCGCCGCGACGCGCTGATGATGCACGCGCTGCTGGCCACCGGCGCGATCCACCAGCACCTGGTGCGGATCGGCCTGCGCTGCGAAGCCAACCTCATCATCGAGACCGGCACCGCGCGCGACCCGCACCACTTCGCCTGCCTGATCGGCTTCGGCGCGACCGCGGTGTATCCGTACCTGGCCTACCAGACCCTGCACGACCTGGGCGCGCGCGGCATCCTGCGCACCAAGCACGGCGAGGTCGCGCAGATCGGCCGCAGCTACCGCCGCGCGATCAAGAAGGGCCTGCTCAAGATCATCTCGAAGATGGGCATCGCCACCATCGGCAGCTACCGCGGCGCGCAGCTGTTCGAGATCATCGGCCTGGACCGGGAAGTCGTCGACCTGTGCTTCGCCGGCACGCCCTCGCGCATCAGCGGCGCCGGCTTCGCGCTGCTGCAGGGCGACGACGAAACCCTCGCCGACATCGCCTGGAATCCGAACCGGCTGCCGGAGATCGGCGGCCTGCTCAAGTACACGCCCGGCGGCGAGTACCACCTGTTCAACCCCGACGTGGTCACCCGCCTGCAGCGCGCGGTCGGCAGCGGGCAGTGGAGCGATTGGCAGCATTACGCCGAAGCGGTCAACGAACGCCCGACCGCGGCGCTGCGCGACCTGCTGGAACTCGAAGCCGATCCTTCGCGGGCGATTCCTCTGGAAGATGTCGAACCCATCGAAGCCATCGTGCGCCGCTTCGACTCGGCCGCGATGAGCCTGGGCGCGCTGTCGCCGGAAGCGCACGAGGCGCTGGCGATCGCGATGAACCGGCTCGGCGGGCGCTCGAACTCCGGCGAAGGCGGCGAGGACCCGGCGCGCTACCGCAGCGACAAGGTCTCGAAGATCAAGCAGATCGCGTCGGGCCGCTTCGGCGTCACCCCGGAGTACCTGGTCAACGCCGAAGTGCTGCAGATCAAGGTCGCCCAGGGCGCCAAGCCCGGCGAAGGCGGCCAGCTGCCGGGGCACAAGGTCAACGAGCTGATCGCGCGGCTGCGCTACGCGATGCCGGGCATCGGCCTGATCTCGCCGCCGCCGCACCACGACATCTATTCGATCGAAGACTTGGCCCAGCTGATCCACGACCTGCGCCAGGTCAATCCGCAGGCGCTGATCTCGGTGAAGCTGGTCTCGCACGCCGGCGTGGGCACCATCGCCACCGGCGTGGCCAAGGCCGGCGCCGACCTGATCACCGTGTCCGGCCACGACGGCGGCACCGGCGCCAGCCCGCTGTCGTCGATCCGCTACGCCGGCACGCCGTGGGAACTGGGCCTGGCCGAGGCGCGCCAGGCGCTGATCGGCAACGACCTGCGCGAGCGCGTGATCCTGCAGACCGACGGCGGGCTCAAGAGCGGCCTGGACGTGGTCAAGGCGGCGCTGCTGGGCGCGGAGAGCTTCGGCTTCGGCACCGCGCCGATGATCGCGCTGGGCTGCAAGTACCTGCGCATCTGCCACCTCAACAACTGCGCCACCGGCGTGGCCACGCAGGACAACGCGCTGCGCCGCGACCATTTCACCGGCCTGCCCGAACGCGTGGAGAACTTCTTCCGCCTGCTGGCCGAGGAAGTGCGCCATTGGCTGGCGTCGCTGGGCGTGCGCACGCTCGGCGAAATCGTCGGCCGCACCGACCTGCTGCGCCAGCGCGCCGGCGACAGCGTGCGCCAGCAGCGCCTGGACCTGTCGCCGCTGCTGGCCGGCTCGGGCCTGGCCCACGGCGGCCATTGCGGCATGCCGGCGCCGCCGGCCGAGCCCGAAGGCCTGGCGCTGCAGCTCGACACCGACCTGGCCGCGGCGATCGCGCACAAGGCCGGCGGCGAGTACAGCTACAAGATCCGCAACACCGACCGCAGCATCGGCGCGCGCCTGTCCGGGCGCATCGCCCGCGCCCACGGCGACCGCGGCATGAACGACGCGCCGCTGACCTTGCGCTTCCAGGGCACCGCCGGCCAGAGCTTCGGCGCGTTCCAGGCCGGCGGCCTGCAGTTCGAGCTCACCGGCGAAGCCAACGACTACGTCGGCAAGGGCATGGCCGGCGGCCGCATCGTGCTGCGCCCGCCCGCCGGCGCGCGCTACGCCGCGCACGAGACCCCGATCCTCGGCAACACCTGTCTGTACGGCGCCACCGGCGGCGAGCTCTACGCCGCCGGCCGCGCTGGCGAGCGCTTCGGCGTGCGCAACTCCGGCGCGACCGCGGTGGTGGAAGGCGCCGGCGATCACTGCTGCGAGTACATGACCGGCGGCGTGGTCGCGGTGCTCGGTCGCACCGGCCTGAACTTCGGCGCCGGCTTCACCGGCGGCATGGCCTACGTGCTCGATGTCGAGCGCGATTTCGTCGACCGCTACAACCACGAGCTGATCGACATCCTGCGCATCTCCGCCGACGGTTTCGAGCACCACCGCTCGCACCTGCACGACCTGTTGGAGACGCACGTGGCGCTGACCGGCAGCGCCTGGGCGCGGCGCATCCTCGACGAGATGCGCGATTACCTGGGCAAGTTCTGGCTGGTCAAGCCCAAGGCCGCGAGCCTGGAATCGCTGGCCGAAACCCTGAGGAGCGCGGCGTGATGGCGCGCGCGTCCGCTTTCACCCATTCCGCTTTTACCCGTTCCGTTTGCGCCCGCGCCGCGTCGGCGACGCGGACGACGACACCCGCCGAGGCGACGACGATGATCCGAATTACCAGCGAACGCGGCCTTTCCCCGGTAAAACCGCTGGCATCGCCGCTTCGCAACGCTTCCATCGCCGTGTGTCGACAACGCCATCGAGTCCAGCAAGCATGAGCAAGAAGCAAGTCTTCCAATTCCGCGATGCCCCGCGCGAGATGCCCTCGCGCATTCCGCTGCAATTGCGCCTGGACGGCGACTGGGGCGAGTTGTACGGCCGCTTCGCCGAAGTCGAAGCCAAGAAGCAGGCCGGCCGTTGCCTGGACTGCGGCAACCCGTACTGCGGCTGGGCCTGCCCGCTGCACAACTACATTCCCAACTGGCTGGAGCTGGCGCGCGAAGGCCGCCTGCACGAAGCCGCCTCGCTGTGCCACGAGACCAATCCGCTGCCCGAAGTCTGCGGCCGGGTGTGCCCGCAAGACCGCTTGTGCGAAGGCAGCTGCACGCTCAACGACGGCTTCGGCGCGGTCACCATCGGCGCGGTCGAGAAGTACATCGTCGACAACGCGCTCGCCGACGGCTGGCGCCCCGACCTGTCCGCGGTGACCGCCAGCGGCCATCGCGTCGCCATCGTCGGCGCCGGCCCGGCCGGGCTGTCCTGCGCCGACCGCCTCGCCCGCGCCGGCATCCAGGCGGTGGTGTTCGATCGCTACGAACACATCGGCGGGTTGCTGCACTTCGGCATCCCCAGCTTCAAGCTGGAGAAGTCGGTGATGGCCACCCGCCGCGAGGTGCTCGAAGGCATGGGCGTACAGTTCCGCCTCGGCGTCGAGATCGGCCGCGACATCGCCTTCGACGCGCTGGTCGCCGAGTTCGACGCGGTGTTCCTCGGCCTGGGCACCTATCGCTACACCGACGGCGGCCTGCCGGGCCAGGACCTGCGCCACGTGCTGCCGGCGCTGCCGTTCCTGGTCCAGAACGGGCGCATCGTCCACGGCGAGGGCGCGAACGCGAGTTCGGCGCCGATCGCCGGCTGGGAAGACCATATCGAACTGCCCGACCTGCGCGGCAAGCGGGTGATCGTGCTCGGCGGCGGCGACACCGGCATGGACTGCGTGCGCAGCGCGGTGCGGCTGGGCGCGGCCCAAGTCAGCTGCGTGTACCGCCGCGACGAGGTCAACATGCCCGGCTCGGCGCGCGAAGTCGCCAACGCGCGCGAGGAAGGCGTGCAGTTCCTGTTCAACCGCCAGCCGCTGGAGCTGATCGGCGACGGCGAAGCGGTCGGCGGCGTGCGCGTGGCCCAGACCCGGCTCGGCGCGCCCGACGCGCGCGGCCGCCAGCGCGCCGAAATCGTCGAAGGCAGCGAGGAGACGCTCGACGCCGACGTGGTGGTGATCGCGTTCGGCTTCCAGCCCGACCCGCCGGCGTGGCTGGCGCAGCAGGGCATCGAGTTGGCCGACAACGGCCGGATCAAGGTCCTGGCGACCAGCGAAAGCTGCGCGACCCGGCGCAAGACCGCGGCCGGACTGCCGTACCAGACCGCCAACCCGAAGGTGTTCGCCGGCGGCGACGCGGTGCGCGGCGCCGACCTGGTGGTCACCGCGGCGTTCGAAGGCCGCGAGGCGGCGGCGGGGATCGTGTCGCTGCTGCGCGAGCGCGCGCCGCTGGCGGCCGCGCGCGACGAGAAGCTGGCCAAGACCGGTTGAGCGATGTGGGAGGGCCTTCAGGCCCGATGCTGTTCTTTCAGGCCGCAGCGATCTGGAACAAGAGCATCGGGCCTGAAGGCCCTCCCGCTACAGCCGGGGCTCAGCGCCCCGGGCCGACGTCGATGAAGCGCAGGAACTCGGCGCGCGTGCGCGCGTCGTCGCGGAACATGCCGAGCATCTTCGAGGTGATCATGCTGACGCCGCGCTTGTGCACGCCGCGCGTGGTCATGCACTCGTGCGCGCCTTCGACCACCACGCCGACGCCGAGCGGCTGCAGCACGTCCTGGATCGACTGGGCGATCTGCGCGGTCATCTTCTCCTGCACCTGGAAGCGGCGCGCGTAGGTCTCGACCACGCGCGCGAGCTTGCTGATGCCCACGACCTTGCCGCTGGGCAGGTAGCCCACGTGCGCCTTGCCGATGATCGGCGCCATGTGGTGCTCGCAGTGGCTTTCGAACTCGATGTCGCGCAGCACGATCATCTCGTCGTAGCCGGCCACTTCCTCGAAGGTGCGCGCCAGGTATTCGCGCGGGTCGTCGTCGTAGCCGCTGAACCAGTCGCCGTAGGCGGTGACCACGCGCTTGGGCGTGTCGAGCAGGCCTTCGCGGCTCGGGTCCTCGCCGGCCCAGGCCAGCAGGGTGCGGACCGCGGCCTCGGCTTGCTCGCGGCTGGGCTTGTCGGGGGTGTCGGCCATGGAATGGGCCTTGTGTGCTTGGGGGACACGAATGCTATCAAGCCGGGCAAAGCGGCGGGAGGATGCGCGGCGCGGACGATCCGGGCTTCGGCAGGATCGGCAAGCCCGGGCGGCAGGCGGGAACGAGAGGGCGAAGGGAATGCGGGCAGCGACGGGGCCGGCGCGCGCGCGGCCGCACCGTCCCGGCGACCCGTGCACGTCCCGCGCCGCTTATTCCAAAAAAAAGGTCGCCCCACTACGGGCGACCAGTCGGCTCCCCGGGGGAGAGAGCGCCGGGGGAGCGGTGGGCCGGTGCGCGTGATGTCAGCGCAGGGGCCGATCGAGCGCGTGGGGCAGGTTGCGTTCGATGTGGTGCCAACCGTCGCGCACCGCCTCGCGCGCTTCGGTCCAGTGCAGCCGCGAGGCGGCGCGGCAGTGGTTCCATTCGCGGGCCAGCGCTTCTTCGACCTCTTCGAAGCGCCGCCCGCCACAATGCAGGTAACGGTCGTATCCGTAGCGATACGCCGGTTCGTAATCGGGCCATTCCCGGCCGGCGCTGTAGTACGGGGCGAAGCGGAATTCGCGATGAAAGTGCTCGCGGTACTCGCCCGGATCTATCGCCTGCACGAACGCCGCCGCGCCGACCTCCGTTTCGTCGTGATTGCTCATGGCTCGCATCGACTTGCTCATCTCCGTGGACCAAGCTAGGCCCTGGCCGATGCAATGCAGGTGAAGATCGGCGAGGCGGCTTAAGACGTTCAGCCTGGACGCGGCCAACGTCGATCGGACGTGGCCGTTGCGTTAGTTCTGCGTGAGGAACGTTAGCGCGCGGCCGTCGCAGCCGCCGCGACCGCCGCGCTCATTCGGCTTGCAGCACCACCGCCACGTCGCGGCCGCCGCCCTGGGCGGTGCTGACCGCGTTGCGCCCGGCCGCCGCGGCGTGGCGCAGGGCCAGCCGCGCGCGTTCGAACAACGCCGGCACGCTCTCGCCGCGTTGCGACATCGCCAGGCCGATGCTCACGCTCATCACGATCTCGTGGCTGTCGATGCGGAACGGACGCTGGGCGAAGGTCTCGCCGATGCGCCGCGCCAGCATCTCGCTCTCGGCGCGCTCGCATTCGCTGACGATGCCGAAGCAGTCGCCCTCCATGCGCGCGATGGTGTCGTCCGGACGCAGCACCCCGCGCATGCGCGAGAGCGCCTGTTGCAGCAGCGCGTCGCCGACCGCGCGGCCGTAACGCGCGTTGACCTCGCCGAAGCCGTCCAGGTCGACCAGCAACAGCGCGTAGTTGTTGACGTTGAGGCTGCCCGGCGACGACCAGGCCTGCAGCATCTGCTCCAGCACCTGGGCGTTGAGCGCGCCGGTCAGCGGATCGCGCTCGACCGACTGCCGCGCCAGCAGCACGATGCGGTGGCGGTTGGCGGCGTGCTGGCTCAACGCCAGCGCCAGCACCGCCGATTCCAGCACCGCGGTCAGCGCCAGCCCGCGCTCGGCCCACTCGGCGTCCTGCAGGCCGAGGATGTTGGCCGCCAGCGCCGCCGCCAGCACCAGCATCGGCGTCCAGCCCAGCAGGTAATAGCCCGCGTACGGCGCGCCCTTGCGCCAGGCCGCGACCGCGATCACCAGCATCAGCGGCACGCCCAGCAGCAACAGCGCGTTGCCGCCGATGTACCACCAGCCGTAGACGTGTTCGCGCAGCAGCAGCAACACCAGCAGCCAGACGATGTTGGCCCACTGCACGATCCGCAGCACCCAGGTGGTGCGCGGCATCAGCCGCGGCAGGTCGAGGAAGCGCACGCTGAAGCCGAGCTGGAAGATCGTCGCCAGGGTCGCCAGCGCCCAACCCACCGCCGGTTCGTTGGCCATGCCGGCCAGGCCCCACATTTCCGAGGCGTCGCCCGAGCGCAGCAGCAGGTAGGTGGCCATGCACGCCAGGTAGGCGCCGTAGCCGAGGTAGACGAAGTCGCGGAACGCCACCCACACCCCGACCATGGCCACCGCCATCAGCATCATCGCGGTGAACGCGGCGGCCATGAAGCGCGCGTCGCCGCGCTCCTGCCGCGCCAGTTCGGGAATGGTGGCGAAGCTCAGGCGCATCTCGCTCATCGCCGCGCGGCCCTGGATGCGCACGTAGGCCACCGACGAGGTCGGCCAGCCGTTCGGCAGCGGCAGCACCCAGCCGCGCCGCATCAGCGGCACGCCGCCGTGTTCGGCGTCCTCGATCTCGCGCGCGCTGCTGACCCCGGGCGGGTAGTACAGCAGCGGCCCGGACGCGCGCAGCCCGCGCACCACCAGGATCTGGCCGTCGCCGGGCTTGATCGTGCGCTGGCTGGTCAGGCGCAGCCAATAGCCTTCCTCGCGCCGCGGCAGGCTGAAGCGGATGGCGTCGGTCGGGCGTTCGGCGACCAGGCTGCGCAGCACCGGCGCGCCGACCGGCGGGGTCTGCAGGTCGGTCTCGGTGAGCAGCACGTCGACCTTGAGCGATTGCGCGGCCGCCGGCATGCCCGCCAGCAGCGCGCACAGCAACGCGATCGTCAGCGCCCACACCGCCTTGCGCATGTCCCGGCCCGCTCCCGCCTGCGAAGAGAACGTCGAAGTCTAGCCGCTGCGCGCGCGTGCGGGGCGGCGCTCGCGTGCCCGGCGCGTGCCGCGCGAGCGCACGGCGCCCGCTTCGCCGGCCCGGCGTGGCGACGCCAGCGGCGGCGAACGTCCGCGAACGTGCCGCCTGGCGCGATCAACGTTGGCGGATCGGCGCCTCAGCCGCCGCGATCGCTGCGCAACCGCCGCAGCCGCCGCTCGTTGCCGGCGGCGGCGCGCGCGGCCACCGCGCTGAAGCCGACGATGCCCAGCACCACGATCCCGGCCCCGGCCAGCGCCTGGCCGCGCGGCCACGCCTCGCCCAGCCACAGCGCGCCGATCGCGGTGGCGAAGACGATTTCCGCCGCCTGCATCGCCTCGGTCGCGGCCAGCGCGGTGGGATCGTTGCGGACCATGCCGGTGGCCTGGAAGAACAGGATCGTGGCGATCACTCCCGCGCCCAGCGCCACGCCCGCGGCCAGCCACGCCTGCGCGGCCGTCGGCGCGCCGGCCTCGACGCCGGCGTAGAGCGCGCTCGCCCACCACAGCGGCTGGCTCGCCAGGGTCATGCCGAACACGCGCTGGGTGGCGTTGAGTTCGATCCCGGCCCGCTCCAGGTGCAACAGCAGGCCGCGGTTGCCGAGCGGATAGGCGAACGCGGCCACCGCCACGCAGATCAGCGCGATCCAGCCGGCGCGGTCGAGCCGGCCGCCGCCGTGGCCGAGCTGCATCAACAGCACGCCGGCGACGATGGCCGCGCCGACCAGCAGCGCCGGCAACGGCACGCGCGCGCGTTCGTCGCGATAGAGCAGCGGCGCGCACAGCATCCCGGCGATCACGGTGAGCTGGAAGGTCGCGGCGACCAGCCACGACGGGCCGCTGGCGGCGGCGTAGCTCAGGCACAGGTAGAACAAGCCGAAGCCGACCGCGCTCCAGGCCAGCCACGGTCCCGGATGGGCGCGGATCGCGCGCCACACCGGCCCGATCCCGCCCTGCAGCGGCATCACCGCCAACAGCATCGGCAGGGTGAACAGGTACCGCAGCGACGCGGTCCAGGCCCAGTGCCCGTCGCCGTCGGCGGCGGCGCGGTTGAGCACGTAGGTGCAGGTGAAGAACAGCGCCGAGGCCAGCGCGATCAGCACCGCGTACAGCGCGTGCCGGCGCGCGCTCACGGCCGCTGGCGCACGCGGATGCTCGACGCCGGCACCTGCACTTCATCGACCCCGCCGACCCGGATCGGCGTGCCCGGCTCCGGGCCCCAGGCGTGGGCGTAGACCACTTCCCAGGTCGCCGGCAGCTTGCCGTCGGCGCCGCGCAGCGGCTCGTAGGCCTCGGCGGCGCGGGCGAAGCGGGCGCGGCCGGTGAGGCTGCGGCGGCGGTCGACGCTGGCGTTGGTGGCGCCGAGCGTGCGCAGCTCGCGCATCAGGTGGCCGAGGTCGTCGTGGCCGAGCACGAATTCGTCGCGGTCCAGCACCGGGTTCTTGAAGCCGGCCGCGATCAGCGCGTCGCCGAACTGGGCGATCGAGGCGAACGGACTCACGTGCGGCGCCGCGTCGGCTTCGGCGAAGGCGCCGCGCAGTTCGAACAGGGTGTCCGGGCCGAAAGTCGAGACCAGCAACAGGCCGCCGGGCTTGAGCACGCGACGGAAACCGGCGAACACCGCCGGCAGGTCCTCGACCCATTGCAGGCACAGGTTGGAAAACAGCACATCGACGCTGGCGTCGCGCAGCGGCAGCGCGCGCGCGTCGGCGCAGACCGGATCGGGCCGGCGCGCGCCGCCGAGCAGGCGCGGGCGCCAGCCGCCCTCGCCGAAGCGGCCGCGCGCCTCGCGCAGCATCGGCAGGGCGAGGTCGAGCGCGATCACCTGCGCGCGCGGCCAGCGCTGCTGCATCGCCGCGCTGAGGTGGCCGGGGCCGCAGCCCACGTCGACGACCACATCGGGCACGCGCTCGTCGAGATAATCCAGGGTTTCGCTCAGGCGCGCGCCGACTTCGCGCTGCAGCGCGGCGGCCTGGTCGTAGCCGTGCGCGGCGCGCGAGAACGAGCGGCGCACTTGGCGGTGGTCGAACAGATCGGTCATGACGGGACTCGGTAATGCAGTGGGCTCACGGGGGTCGCGGCAATGCGGCGGGCCCGGAGCGGGTAGTTCACGGACGCGGGGTTCGAGCGCGGGCGACGCAACCGGCGCGTTCGCGCGAACGGCGCGCTGCGCCGGCGACCGGGGCGACAGGCTGGGACGGGCGATGGCGCGACGACGGGTTCACGTGACG contains these protein-coding regions:
- a CDS encoding sensor domain-containing diguanylate cyclase; amino-acid sequence: MRKAVWALTIALLCALLAGMPAAAQSLKVDVLLTETDLQTPPVGAPVLRSLVAERPTDAIRFSLPRREEGYWLRLTSQRTIKPGDGQILVVRGLRASGPLLYYPPGVSSAREIEDAEHGGVPLMRRGWVLPLPNGWPTSSVAYVRIQGRAAMSEMRLSFATIPELARQERGDARFMAAAFTAMMLMAVAMVGVWVAFRDFVYLGYGAYLACMATYLLLRSGDASEMWGLAGMANEPAVGWALATLATIFQLGFSVRFLDLPRLMPRTTWVLRIVQWANIVWLLVLLLLREHVYGWWYIGGNALLLLGVPLMLVIAVAAWRKGAPYAGYYLLGWTPMLVLAAALAANILGLQDAEWAERGLALTAVLESAVLALALSQHAANRHRIVLLARQSVERDPLTGALNAQVLEQMLQAWSSPGSLNVNNYALLLVDLDGFGEVNARYGRAVGDALLQQALSRMRGVLRPDDTIARMEGDCFGIVSECERAESEMLARRIGETFAQRPFRIDSHEIVMSVSIGLAMSQRGESVPALFERARLALRHAAAAGRNAVSTAQGGGRDVAVVLQAE
- a CDS encoding multidrug resistance efflux transporter family protein, whose translation is MSARRHALYAVLIALASALFFTCTYVLNRAAADGDGHWAWTASLRYLFTLPMLLAVMPLQGGIGPVWRAIRAHPGPWLAWSAVGFGLFYLCLSYAAASGPSWLVAATFQLTVIAGMLCAPLLYRDERARVPLPALLVGAAIVAGVLLMQLGHGGGRLDRAGWIALICVAVAAFAYPLGNRGLLLHLERAGIELNATQRVFGMTLASQPLWWASALYAGVEAGAPTAAQAWLAAGVALGAGVIATILFFQATGMVRNDPTALAATEAMQAAEIVFATAIGALWLGEAWPRGQALAGAGIVVLGIVGFSAVAARAAAGNERRLRRLRSDRGG
- the bioC gene encoding malonyl-ACP O-methyltransferase BioC; translation: MTDLFDHRQVRRSFSRAAHGYDQAAALQREVGARLSETLDYLDERVPDVVVDVGCGPGHLSAAMQQRWPRAQVIALDLALPMLREARGRFGEGGWRPRLLGGARRPDPVCADARALPLRDASVDVLFSNLCLQWVEDLPAVFAGFRRVLKPGGLLLVSTFGPDTLFELRGAFAEADAAPHVSPFASIAQFGDALIAAGFKNPVLDRDEFVLGHDDLGHLMRELRTLGATNASVDRRRSLTGRARFARAAEAYEPLRGADGKLPATWEVVYAHAWGPEPGTPIRVGGVDEVQVPASSIRVRQRP